One genomic region from Bombyx mori chromosome 6, ASM3026992v2 encodes:
- the LOC101745102 gene encoding uncharacterized protein LOC101745102 isoform X1 produces MIAIVLCIVGKILELTRNAYDRDVNKDFGPLNAFGISRKRKRKRGPPPRLGLKAASPGVAGADEDCNSNTSLAGSQHSAHDDLDAHCDNSGYLWFLDYNPIFRDGSCHHTSVLSSVSASYKGISDLAARFEFTSRYNDIARDLDANLAEADMESFRTEDIHALLMTANLPHDTINDDRTHDSNPRGEMFASISSSLMERFRFDSSISIGSSLQGEESVGSINTMSICKSELLFSPVKEGGIHGVHFSVDSLDCELPTEQDLILTCQANKDNYTIAFEGSLTTYSEDSECVEPAVNQINDKLDKEEQTVSLESDERTRRNLELLERCKKITNKLSTSMARSDLGLTTWSKLKKQTVQSPLRRHPSGNNNGDSNETTDATNDMNNSVIKSQSLPNLYRRKLMNSSVISVALSNSTVDSFTANERLTGTPVCMKVYDVSQQRLSHGSQHSEPMSTSSTENHTSSDKSQPKQSFSLVKLFMKQKSESNDGIVSLDQMERSECWPSSSGGESGDSVGEQKHTDSESVNTGRPPLEIPSSNTDEAFSAVYEEIPSTNPTLFHVQNLNNRMYDEVLIEEEETADGAKLSDSESNLYATVNKTHIKRTHANIMNSPSKFRSSRKSCSSQSSATSVSISSCSESDGTQITRMNRILQRECCDHKATSTHIETDTIDKSMQTSSMQLSSSRYEREFFKVVEPSFLQKLKEGDCEKPVFILYPSYTLPDISFLNGRPNIYLNPMKVNVSPKSSQIKRNRVQVKSKRPFSCNDVEILKKKGLGHIKDWDSLNFLLPMECKQMLSEVPELMQHVKEKDGKFCNVTPSSKSKNRPVSCDCNNLAGNTTAVSSSSSTATQPSSGYRGSSTMLTDSSAQNSPAPANFNPLFVYRYDSATSSEASGNSEGQRVNPAAPRRSLSLVDQIRPPKQGEIVPPRPPLPKSILRKSMDKTRKSSTQTKRYSMFEMDDFMQDPIACATAVTEHKTKRRSLQEPYYLQNQNIDYRKNNDLAAKRLSQQFLDAAEKDADYNEYYPDEGVGTESSLESGKSNEIKLHRPHTPPMPKPRTKRMEYTEFPPPGALISSADLQQLEEFLKQSGLTCQNMDEWDQNQVQKVRNQVSKFLQMKRSQEENQRSTESSGSSCNSKKSVSFAQKSDAQVESLQTQAKTVEEIKGDALITPPNSPNISAVLAQRHYQAKNLAEIPICEEVEVSPDEFGSPIHFEGRPKYDLIDVSQKRALVSNVTDAVEMLIQHFSSATDQAELAFLGDSKQSPACAKIALNALCPALYAVFRDGLKENIETSFGAVNNSVWQMVESTARQGPITKSLNELVLRINSEDAVTEGLVKFNAFILGLLNAQTVDAWVSYVRTRESILAKHYGPDSLVLAGCVGEPRCRALLDTLLASLEPLKLLPFSLDLMFEMRELHRSFKRIENEMRAASRPTSINPPLTLNQRNLLKLVRSMQSSGVSSDDCQTSVIMRHREPKNKEPSTPDLLNDSANVKTAIEKNRPRSCVNPTAIGHDMCPNNSRIEMETNRRWSGVHLGSKLMQAFDRLVFDDSDDYTDSLETNKPCPRAPAGEAKLDFSGEEQWRPGSASSGGSGNAPTGKFRRLQLKWEMLSNAESPVTPSGETSPAAARGSKIPRPVSSPVRPQAPPLQSPAKNTHRGIPVPVRKGTSPTTATTQRPASSRTNTTNKKPSQTVNRIIPHTKRPNAMTDGTKDVKNVTNSKRSPTSRVDGAWPGGAAPRPASLPYGRPAPPPAPRRAASSSATRPSANTSHHKNKSRRAVSTSATRTRGGTALKVDKYVRTLWHRLPSDSGHLAFNEGERLRLVLEVDDQYLLCCRGDQKGLVPRDAVLLEDF; encoded by the exons GGCCACCGCCAAGGTTGGGGCTGAAGGCGGCAAGCCCCGGCGTGGCAGGCGCCGACGAGGATTGTAACAGCAACACCAGTCTCGCTGGAAGCCAGCACTCGGCTCACGATGACCTCGACGCGCACTGCGACAATTCTGGTTATCTTTGGTTCCTTGACTACAA TCCAATTTTCCGAGACGGCTCCTGCCACCACACCTCAGTGTTGTCCTCCGTGTCGGCTTCGTACAAAGGCATAAGTGACCTCGCCGCACGCTTCGAGTTCACGTCTCGATATAACGACATCGCGAGAGATCTAGACGCAAATCTCGCGGAGGCCGACATGGAAAGCTTCAGAACCGAAGACATACATGCACTGCTGATGACCGCCAACTTGCCACACGACACCATCAACGACGACAGAACGCATGAT AGTAACCCCCGAGGCGAGATGTTCGCGAGCATCTCTAGCTCTCTCATGGAAAGGTTTCGGTTCGACAGCAGTATCAGTATCGGCAGTAGTTTGCAG GGTGAAGAATCTGTCGGTTCAATCAACACGATGTCGATATGCAAGTCAGAACTGCTCTTTTCGCCTGTGAAGGAGGGCGGAATACACGGCGTCCATTTCAGCGTCGACAGTCTGGATTGTGAGCTGCCTACTGAGCAGGATCTTATTCTTACCTGCCAGGCTAATAAGGACAACTACACTATCGCCTTTGAGGGTAGTCTTACCACTTATTCTGAGGACAGTGAGTGCGTAGAACCGGCCGTCAATCAAATCAATG ACAAATTGGATAAGGAAGAACAAACAGTTTCGTTAGAGAGTGATGAGAGAACGCGTAGGAATTTAGAATTATTAGAAAGATGTaagaaaattacaaataaactaAGTACATCAATGGCCAGAAGTGACTTAGGATTAACGACGTGGAGTAAGCTTAAGAAGCAGACAGTCCAATCCCCTCTAAGAAG gCATCCATCCGGAAATAACAATGGAGATTCAAATGAAACAACTGATGCCACAAACGACATGAACAACTCAGTCATAAAAAGCCAAAGCCTGCCAAATCTTTATAGGAGAAAATTGATGAATAGTTCAGTTATCTCAGTAGCTCTCAGTAACTCAACG gtCGATTCATTTACTGCCAATGAACGTTTAACCGGTACGCCGGTTTGTATGAAAGTATACGATGTGTCGCAACAACGTTTATCTCATGGTAGCCAACATTCGGAGCCAATGAGCACATCATCTACAGAAAATCATACTTCGTCAGATAAAAGCCAACCCAAACAATCATTTAGCTtggtaaaattatttatgaaacaaaaaagtGAGAGCAATGATGGCATTGTCAGTTTGGATCAAATGGAAAGATCTGAATGTTGGCCATCCAGTTCCGGTGGAGAAAGTGGAGATTCAGTAGGAGAACAAAAACACACAGATTCCGAATCTGTAAATACTGGAAGACCTCCCTTAGAAATACCAAGCAGTAATACTGATGAGGCCTTTTCGGCAGTATATGAAGAAATACCATCTACTAACCCTACGCTCTTCCacgtacaaaatttaaataatagaatGTATGATGAAGTTTTGATCGAAGAAGAAGAAACAGCAGATGGAGCTAAGTTAAGCGACAGTGAAAGTAATCTTTATGCTACTGTCAACAAAACACATATTAAAAGAACGCACGCAAATATTATGAATAGTCCGTCAAAGTTCAGAAGCAGCAGAAAGTCTTGTTCTTCTCAATCATCAGCCACTAGTGTTAGTATTTCAAGTTGTTCCGAATCTGATGGAACTCAGATCACGAGGATGAATAGAATATTACAAAGAGAGTGTTGTGATCACAAAGCCACATCGACTCATATTGAAACTGATACTATAGATAAAAGCATGCAAACGTCAAGCATGCAACTTTCGAGCTCACGTTATGAACGTGAGTTCTTTAAAGTCGTGGAGCCTTCATTCTTGCAGAAGCTTAAAGAAGGAGACTGTGAGAAGCCAGTATTTATTTTGTACCCCAGTTACACGCTCCCCGATATAAGCTTCTTAAACGGAAGACCGAACATTTATCTAAATCCAATGAAAGTGAACGTTTCGCCGAAATCAAGTCAAATTAAAAGAAACAGAGTCCAAGTTAAAAGTAAAAGGCCTTTCTCGTGCAATGATGTCgaaatattgaaaaagaaagGTCTCGGTCACATCAAAGACTGGGACTCGTTAAACTTTTTACTTCCAATGGAATGTAAGCAAATGCTATCAGAAGTTCCAGAACTAATGCAACACGTGAAAGAAAAAGATGGAAAATTCTGTAATGTAACGCCATCTTCGAAATCTAAAAATCGACCCGTCAGTTGTGATTGCAATAATTTGGCTGGCAACACTACAGCTGTTTCTTCAAGTTCTAGCACTGCTACGCAACCGTCTTCCGGCTACCGGGGTTCATCGACCATGTTAACAGACTCTTCAGCACAAAACAGCCCCGCTCCCGCAAACTTCAATCCGTTATTCGTATATCGATACGACAGCGCAACAAGCTCTGAAGCGAGCGGTAACAGCGAGGGACAAAGAGTTAATCCTGCTGCGCCGAGACGTTCTCTGTCATTAGTAGATCAAATCCGCCCACCAAAGCAAGGCGAAATAGTGCCTCCGAGGCCACCCTTACCAAAAAGCATATTACGCAAATCCATGGACAAAACTCGTAAATCAAGCACACAAACCAAACGATACAGCATGTTTGAAATGGACGATTTTATGCAAGATCCGATTGCGTGCGCGACCGCAGTAACGGAACACAAGACCAAGAGAAGATCCCTTCAAGAACCGTACTATTTGCAAAATCAAAATATTGATTACAGAAAAAATAACGATTTAGCAGCCAAGAGATTATCTCAACAGTTTCTGGACGCTGCGGAAAAGGATGCTGATTACAATGAGTACTACCCGGACGAGGGCGTTGGAACCGAAAGTAGCTTAGAGTCTGGGAAATCTAACGAAATTAAATTACACCGACCTCACACTCCTCCAATGCCAAAACCACGAACTAAACGAATGGAATACACAGAGTTCCCCCCTCCAGGCGCATTAATCAGCAGCGCCGATCTACAACAGCTCGAAGAATTTTTAAAGCAAAGTGGTTTAACCTGTCAGAACATGGACGAGTGGGATCAAAATCAAGTGCAGAAGGTAAGAAATCAGGTTAGCAAATTCCTTCAAATGAAACGTTCCCAAGAGGAGAATCAGAGGTCCACAGAATCGAGTGGTAGTAGTTGCAATAGTAAGAAATCTGTAAGTTTTGCGCAGAAGTCTGATGCTCAAGTCGAGAGTCTACAGACTCAAGCGAAGACTGTAGAAGAAATCAAAGGAGATGCTTTAATTACTCCGCCAAATTCCCCAAATATATCAGCGGTGTTGGCTCAGAGGCATTACCAG GCCAAAAATTTAGCAGAAATACCAATATGCGAAGAGGTCGAAGTTAGTCCAGATGAATTTGGCAGCCCTATTCATTTTGAAGGGAGACCCAAATACGATTTGATTGATGTATCACAAAAGAGAG CTTTAGTATCGAATGTGACTGATGCCGTAGAGATGCTAATTCAGCACTTTTCCTCGGCGACCGATCAAGCTGAGCTGGCATTCTTGGGAGATTCGAAACAATCCCCAGCCTGCGCTAAAATAGCTCTTAACGCATTATGTCCAGCTTTGTACGCAGTATTCAGAGACGGCCTCAAAGAGAACATAGAGACATCTTTCGGTGCCGTCAATAATTCGGTTTGGCAAATGGTCGAGTCTACTGCTCGACAAG GTCCAATAACAAAGTCTTTGAACGAATTGGTGTTGAGGATCAACAGCGAAGATGCTGTTACAGAAGGATTGGTCAAATTTAATGCATTCATACTGGGTTTGCTCAA CGCGCAGACTGTGGACGCGTGGGTATCGTACGTTCGAACGCGGGAGTCAATTCTCGCGAAGCACTACGGGCCGGATTCACTGGTCCTCGCAGGGTGCGTCGGGGAGCCTCGCTGCCGAGCCCTCCTGGACACGTTACTGGCGAGCCTCGAGCCGCTCAAACTACTGCCCTTCTCCTTAGATCTCATGTTTGAAATGAGGGAACTCCATCGAAGCTTCAAAAGAATCGAAAACGAAATGCGCGCCGCCAGCAGG CCCACTTCGATTAACCCGCCACTAACACTGAACCAACGGAACTTGCTGAAGTTGGTGCGCTCGATGCAGTCGAGCGGCGTCTCCAGCGACGACTGTCAGACCAGCGTAATCATGAGACACAGGGAGCCGAAGAACAAAGAGCCATCGACTCCCGACTTGCTAAACGATTCAGCGAACGTAAAGACCGCCATTGAAAAGAACAGGCCGCGGTCCTGCGTCAACCCGACCGCTATAGGTCACGACATGTGCCCGAATAACAGCAGAATAGAAATGGAGACGAACCGCCGCTGGTCCGGTGTCCACTTGGGCTCGAAACTGATGCAGGCCTTCGACAGACTAGTGttcgacgacagcgacgactaCACAGATAGCTTAGAGACTAACAAACCGTGTCCCAGAGCCCCCGCCGGTGAAGCGAAG TTGGACTTCAGCGGTGAGGAACAATGGAGGCCCGGCTCGGCGAGCAGCGGAGGAAGCGGAAACGCGCCCACCGGCAAGTTCCGCCGCCTTCAACTCAAATGGGAGATGCTTAGTAATGCTGAGAGCCCAGTCACGCCTTCCG GAGAGACTTCCCCTGCCGCGGCCCGAGGCTCGAAGATCCCGCGTCCGGTGTCGTCGCCCGTGCGGCCTCAGGCCCCCCCACTGCAATCTCCCGCCAAGAACACGCATCG GGGCATCCCGGTACCAGTACGAAAAGGTACCTCACCGACCACTGCGACCACACAACGTCCCGCCAGCTCACGCACGAATACGACCAACAAAAAACCGTCACAAACCGTCAACAG AATTATACCGCACACGAAGAGACCCAATGCGATGACAGATGGAACGAAAGACGTTAAAAACGTGACAAACTCTAAGAGATCGCC AACGTCTCGCGTGGACGGCGCGTGGCCGGGCGGCGCCGCCCCGCGCCCCGCGTCCCTCCCGTAcggccgccccgccccgccccccgCACCCCGCCGCGCCGCCTCCTCCTCCGCCACGCGCCCGAGCGCCAACACCTCACACCACAAGAACAA GTCACGGCGCGCTGTCTCCACCTCTGCAACTAGAACTCGTGGTGGCACAGCCCTAAAGGTGGACAA ATACGTGAGGACGTTATGGCATCGGTTGCCATCTGACTCCGGTCACCTAGCTTTCAACGAGGGCGAACGTCTCCGGCTAGTCTTGGAGGTAGACGACCAGTACTTACTCTGCTGCAGGGGTGATCAAAAGGGTCTGGTACCCAGGGATGCTGTGCTCTTAGAGGATTTCTGA
- the LOC101745102 gene encoding uncharacterized protein LOC101745102 isoform X12 codes for MRIKALTDFRPNGPPPRLGLKAASPGVAGADEDCNSNTSLAGSQHSAHDDLDAHCDNSGYLWFLDYNPIFRDGSCHHTSVLSSVSASYKGISDLAARFEFTSRYNDIARDLDANLAEADMESFRTEDIHALLMTANLPHDTINDDRTHDGEESVGSINTMSICKSELLFSPVKEGGIHGVHFSVDSLDCELPTEQDLILTCQANKDNYTIAFEGSLTTYSEDSECVEPAVNQINDKLDKEEQTVSLESDERTRRNLELLERCKKITNKLSTSMARSDLGLTTWSKLKKQTVQSPLRRHPSGNNNGDSNETTDATNDMNNSVIKSQSLPNLYRRKLMNSSVISVALSNSTVDSFTANERLTGTPVCMKVYDVSQQRLSHGSQHSEPMSTSSTENHTSSDKSQPKQSFSLVKLFMKQKSESNDGIVSLDQMERSECWPSSSGGESGDSVGEQKHTDSESVNTGRPPLEIPSSNTDEAFSAVYEEIPSTNPTLFHVQNLNNRMYDEVLIEEEETADGAKLSDSESNLYATVNKTHIKRTHANIMNSPSKFRSSRKSCSSQSSATSVSISSCSESDGTQITRMNRILQRECCDHKATSTHIETDTIDKSMQTSSMQLSSSRYEREFFKVVEPSFLQKLKEGDCEKPVFILYPSYTLPDISFLNGRPNIYLNPMKVNVSPKSSQIKRNRVQVKSKRPFSCNDVEILKKKGLGHIKDWDSLNFLLPMECKQMLSEVPELMQHVKEKDGKFCNVTPSSKSKNRPVSCDCNNLAGNTTAVSSSSSTATQPSSGYRGSSTMLTDSSAQNSPAPANFNPLFVYRYDSATSSEASGNSEGQRVNPAAPRRSLSLVDQIRPPKQGEIVPPRPPLPKSILRKSMDKTRKSSTQTKRYSMFEMDDFMQDPIACATAVTEHKTKRRSLQEPYYLQNQNIDYRKNNDLAAKRLSQQFLDAAEKDADYNEYYPDEGVGTESSLESGKSNEIKLHRPHTPPMPKPRTKRMEYTEFPPPGALISSADLQQLEEFLKQSGLTCQNMDEWDQNQVQKAKNLAEIPICEEVEVSPDEFGSPIHFEGRPKYDLIDVSQKRALVSNVTDAVEMLIQHFSSATDQAELAFLGDSKQSPACAKIALNALCPALYAVFRDGLKENIETSFGAVNNSVWQMVESTARQGPITKSLNELVLRINSEDAVTEGLVKFNAFILGLLNAQTVDAWVSYVRTRESILAKHYGPDSLVLAGCVGEPRCRALLDTLLASLEPLKLLPFSLDLMFEMRELHRSFKRIENEMRAASRPTSINPPLTLNQRNLLKLVRSMQSSGVSSDDCQTSVIMRHREPKNKEPSTPDLLNDSANVKTAIEKNRPRSCVNPTAIGHDMCPNNSRIEMETNRRWSGVHLGSKLMQAFDRLVFDDSDDYTDSLETNKPCPRAPAGEAKLDFSGEEQWRPGSASSGGSGNAPTGKFRRLQLKWEMLSNAESPVTPSGETSPAAARGSKIPRPVSSPVRPQAPPLQSPAKNTHRGIPVPVRKGTSPTTATTQRPASSRTNTTNKKPSQTVNRIIPHTKRPNAMTDGTKDVKNVTNSKRSPTSRVDGAWPGGAAPRPASLPYGRPAPPPAPRRAASSSATRPSANTSHHKNKSRRAVSTSATRTRGGTALKVDKYVRTLWHRLPSDSGHLAFNEGERLRLVLEVDDQYLLCCRGDQKGLVPRDAVLLEDF; via the exons GGCCACCGCCAAGGTTGGGGCTGAAGGCGGCAAGCCCCGGCGTGGCAGGCGCCGACGAGGATTGTAACAGCAACACCAGTCTCGCTGGAAGCCAGCACTCGGCTCACGATGACCTCGACGCGCACTGCGACAATTCTGGTTATCTTTGGTTCCTTGACTACAA TCCAATTTTCCGAGACGGCTCCTGCCACCACACCTCAGTGTTGTCCTCCGTGTCGGCTTCGTACAAAGGCATAAGTGACCTCGCCGCACGCTTCGAGTTCACGTCTCGATATAACGACATCGCGAGAGATCTAGACGCAAATCTCGCGGAGGCCGACATGGAAAGCTTCAGAACCGAAGACATACATGCACTGCTGATGACCGCCAACTTGCCACACGACACCATCAACGACGACAGAACGCATGAT GGTGAAGAATCTGTCGGTTCAATCAACACGATGTCGATATGCAAGTCAGAACTGCTCTTTTCGCCTGTGAAGGAGGGCGGAATACACGGCGTCCATTTCAGCGTCGACAGTCTGGATTGTGAGCTGCCTACTGAGCAGGATCTTATTCTTACCTGCCAGGCTAATAAGGACAACTACACTATCGCCTTTGAGGGTAGTCTTACCACTTATTCTGAGGACAGTGAGTGCGTAGAACCGGCCGTCAATCAAATCAATG ACAAATTGGATAAGGAAGAACAAACAGTTTCGTTAGAGAGTGATGAGAGAACGCGTAGGAATTTAGAATTATTAGAAAGATGTaagaaaattacaaataaactaAGTACATCAATGGCCAGAAGTGACTTAGGATTAACGACGTGGAGTAAGCTTAAGAAGCAGACAGTCCAATCCCCTCTAAGAAG gCATCCATCCGGAAATAACAATGGAGATTCAAATGAAACAACTGATGCCACAAACGACATGAACAACTCAGTCATAAAAAGCCAAAGCCTGCCAAATCTTTATAGGAGAAAATTGATGAATAGTTCAGTTATCTCAGTAGCTCTCAGTAACTCAACG gtCGATTCATTTACTGCCAATGAACGTTTAACCGGTACGCCGGTTTGTATGAAAGTATACGATGTGTCGCAACAACGTTTATCTCATGGTAGCCAACATTCGGAGCCAATGAGCACATCATCTACAGAAAATCATACTTCGTCAGATAAAAGCCAACCCAAACAATCATTTAGCTtggtaaaattatttatgaaacaaaaaagtGAGAGCAATGATGGCATTGTCAGTTTGGATCAAATGGAAAGATCTGAATGTTGGCCATCCAGTTCCGGTGGAGAAAGTGGAGATTCAGTAGGAGAACAAAAACACACAGATTCCGAATCTGTAAATACTGGAAGACCTCCCTTAGAAATACCAAGCAGTAATACTGATGAGGCCTTTTCGGCAGTATATGAAGAAATACCATCTACTAACCCTACGCTCTTCCacgtacaaaatttaaataatagaatGTATGATGAAGTTTTGATCGAAGAAGAAGAAACAGCAGATGGAGCTAAGTTAAGCGACAGTGAAAGTAATCTTTATGCTACTGTCAACAAAACACATATTAAAAGAACGCACGCAAATATTATGAATAGTCCGTCAAAGTTCAGAAGCAGCAGAAAGTCTTGTTCTTCTCAATCATCAGCCACTAGTGTTAGTATTTCAAGTTGTTCCGAATCTGATGGAACTCAGATCACGAGGATGAATAGAATATTACAAAGAGAGTGTTGTGATCACAAAGCCACATCGACTCATATTGAAACTGATACTATAGATAAAAGCATGCAAACGTCAAGCATGCAACTTTCGAGCTCACGTTATGAACGTGAGTTCTTTAAAGTCGTGGAGCCTTCATTCTTGCAGAAGCTTAAAGAAGGAGACTGTGAGAAGCCAGTATTTATTTTGTACCCCAGTTACACGCTCCCCGATATAAGCTTCTTAAACGGAAGACCGAACATTTATCTAAATCCAATGAAAGTGAACGTTTCGCCGAAATCAAGTCAAATTAAAAGAAACAGAGTCCAAGTTAAAAGTAAAAGGCCTTTCTCGTGCAATGATGTCgaaatattgaaaaagaaagGTCTCGGTCACATCAAAGACTGGGACTCGTTAAACTTTTTACTTCCAATGGAATGTAAGCAAATGCTATCAGAAGTTCCAGAACTAATGCAACACGTGAAAGAAAAAGATGGAAAATTCTGTAATGTAACGCCATCTTCGAAATCTAAAAATCGACCCGTCAGTTGTGATTGCAATAATTTGGCTGGCAACACTACAGCTGTTTCTTCAAGTTCTAGCACTGCTACGCAACCGTCTTCCGGCTACCGGGGTTCATCGACCATGTTAACAGACTCTTCAGCACAAAACAGCCCCGCTCCCGCAAACTTCAATCCGTTATTCGTATATCGATACGACAGCGCAACAAGCTCTGAAGCGAGCGGTAACAGCGAGGGACAAAGAGTTAATCCTGCTGCGCCGAGACGTTCTCTGTCATTAGTAGATCAAATCCGCCCACCAAAGCAAGGCGAAATAGTGCCTCCGAGGCCACCCTTACCAAAAAGCATATTACGCAAATCCATGGACAAAACTCGTAAATCAAGCACACAAACCAAACGATACAGCATGTTTGAAATGGACGATTTTATGCAAGATCCGATTGCGTGCGCGACCGCAGTAACGGAACACAAGACCAAGAGAAGATCCCTTCAAGAACCGTACTATTTGCAAAATCAAAATATTGATTACAGAAAAAATAACGATTTAGCAGCCAAGAGATTATCTCAACAGTTTCTGGACGCTGCGGAAAAGGATGCTGATTACAATGAGTACTACCCGGACGAGGGCGTTGGAACCGAAAGTAGCTTAGAGTCTGGGAAATCTAACGAAATTAAATTACACCGACCTCACACTCCTCCAATGCCAAAACCACGAACTAAACGAATGGAATACACAGAGTTCCCCCCTCCAGGCGCATTAATCAGCAGCGCCGATCTACAACAGCTCGAAGAATTTTTAAAGCAAAGTGGTTTAACCTGTCAGAACATGGACGAGTGGGATCAAAATCAAGTGCAGAAG GCCAAAAATTTAGCAGAAATACCAATATGCGAAGAGGTCGAAGTTAGTCCAGATGAATTTGGCAGCCCTATTCATTTTGAAGGGAGACCCAAATACGATTTGATTGATGTATCACAAAAGAGAG CTTTAGTATCGAATGTGACTGATGCCGTAGAGATGCTAATTCAGCACTTTTCCTCGGCGACCGATCAAGCTGAGCTGGCATTCTTGGGAGATTCGAAACAATCCCCAGCCTGCGCTAAAATAGCTCTTAACGCATTATGTCCAGCTTTGTACGCAGTATTCAGAGACGGCCTCAAAGAGAACATAGAGACATCTTTCGGTGCCGTCAATAATTCGGTTTGGCAAATGGTCGAGTCTACTGCTCGACAAG GTCCAATAACAAAGTCTTTGAACGAATTGGTGTTGAGGATCAACAGCGAAGATGCTGTTACAGAAGGATTGGTCAAATTTAATGCATTCATACTGGGTTTGCTCAA CGCGCAGACTGTGGACGCGTGGGTATCGTACGTTCGAACGCGGGAGTCAATTCTCGCGAAGCACTACGGGCCGGATTCACTGGTCCTCGCAGGGTGCGTCGGGGAGCCTCGCTGCCGAGCCCTCCTGGACACGTTACTGGCGAGCCTCGAGCCGCTCAAACTACTGCCCTTCTCCTTAGATCTCATGTTTGAAATGAGGGAACTCCATCGAAGCTTCAAAAGAATCGAAAACGAAATGCGCGCCGCCAGCAGG CCCACTTCGATTAACCCGCCACTAACACTGAACCAACGGAACTTGCTGAAGTTGGTGCGCTCGATGCAGTCGAGCGGCGTCTCCAGCGACGACTGTCAGACCAGCGTAATCATGAGACACAGGGAGCCGAAGAACAAAGAGCCATCGACTCCCGACTTGCTAAACGATTCAGCGAACGTAAAGACCGCCATTGAAAAGAACAGGCCGCGGTCCTGCGTCAACCCGACCGCTATAGGTCACGACATGTGCCCGAATAACAGCAGAATAGAAATGGAGACGAACCGCCGCTGGTCCGGTGTCCACTTGGGCTCGAAACTGATGCAGGCCTTCGACAGACTAGTGttcgacgacagcgacgactaCACAGATAGCTTAGAGACTAACAAACCGTGTCCCAGAGCCCCCGCCGGTGAAGCGAAG TTGGACTTCAGCGGTGAGGAACAATGGAGGCCCGGCTCGGCGAGCAGCGGAGGAAGCGGAAACGCGCCCACCGGCAAGTTCCGCCGCCTTCAACTCAAATGGGAGATGCTTAGTAATGCTGAGAGCCCAGTCACGCCTTCCG GAGAGACTTCCCCTGCCGCGGCCCGAGGCTCGAAGATCCCGCGTCCGGTGTCGTCGCCCGTGCGGCCTCAGGCCCCCCCACTGCAATCTCCCGCCAAGAACACGCATCG GGGCATCCCGGTACCAGTACGAAAAGGTACCTCACCGACCACTGCGACCACACAACGTCCCGCCAGCTCACGCACGAATACGACCAACAAAAAACCGTCACAAACCGTCAACAG AATTATACCGCACACGAAGAGACCCAATGCGATGACAGATGGAACGAAAGACGTTAAAAACGTGACAAACTCTAAGAGATCGCC AACGTCTCGCGTGGACGGCGCGTGGCCGGGCGGCGCCGCCCCGCGCCCCGCGTCCCTCCCGTAcggccgccccgccccgccccccgCACCCCGCCGCGCCGCCTCCTCCTCCGCCACGCGCCCGAGCGCCAACACCTCACACCACAAGAACAA GTCACGGCGCGCTGTCTCCACCTCTGCAACTAGAACTCGTGGTGGCACAGCCCTAAAGGTGGACAA ATACGTGAGGACGTTATGGCATCGGTTGCCATCTGACTCCGGTCACCTAGCTTTCAACGAGGGCGAACGTCTCCGGCTAGTCTTGGAGGTAGACGACCAGTACTTACTCTGCTGCAGGGGTGATCAAAAGGGTCTGGTACCCAGGGATGCTGTGCTCTTAGAGGATTTCTGA